The following is a genomic window from Spirosoma foliorum.
TATACACCACCAACGGGAGCGGCATAGCGTAGGTCAACATCTAAGAAAGGGACGGGCGTATAACCTACACCGACTTCCAACGCGTACGTAAAATCTTTTACTTCTAAATTCTGCGCTTCGTACTTATTCAGCAGATTTGTTGTGCCTGTACTGGCCGGAATATCCGTTTTAGGGAAAGATACGCTTGAGTTGGCATTAATGGCCCCTGACGTAGTTCGGGTGGCGGTGGCTTTCTGAACAAAAATAAAGTTGGGCCCAGCATAGCCTCGGAGTTTCCCGCCCATCCAGCGTTTACCGATCAGTACGGGAACATCAACCGCCTGCAATACCGACTCTGATACAACATTCAGCGTTGCATTGAGTATTCCTGGTTGAACAGTGATGGGGAGAGCATTGGCTAAAGTAGAGCTAGCGTTTACATCAATGGTAAGAGCGCCAACCTGTTTCAGTACGAATCGATTGTACGTGACTTCAGCCTGAATAAAAAAGGTGTTGAAGTTTTTCCGTGCCCACAAGCCACCTGAATAGCCGTAGCCGATACCATTATTTTTATTTTCCAGGTTAGGAACTTGAACGCTCCCCACCGTTTGGCCAGGAATGGTCGTATAGCCGTGGGTAAACGTGGCTCCGCCTTTGATACCAAATTCAAGAGATCGAACGGTATTCTGAGCAAAGGCTGCCGACGCACTCACCAGAAGTAGCGTGGCCAATGAAAGTTGACGTAGTTTCATGAGTGAGTTTATTGTTGCAACAGTACACGACGATAGTTGGCTGGATTAACCTGTGGAACCGTCGAACCGTATTTTGTATTGATTCCTTTAATGATTTCGTTGGCCATAAGTGCATACCCGGCAGGGGTTAAGTGAATGCCATCGAGACTAAATACGCCCCCCTGAATAAAGCTGGAACTGTAGCTGATGCCGTTTTGGGTAAAACCGGTTGCTGCCTGACTTAACACCGTGTTTGGATCAACATAGGCGGCACCTTTGGCGTCTGCCTGGGCTTTCATGATGCCGTTGTAAGTAGTAATCGCCGTGTTTAGAGCCGTTACCTCATCGGCATCCAGTACATACTGGGTAGGTAATGGATTGCTGGCGCTAAGACCATAAGGGCCAGTTTTTGTTCCAACCGCTGTACTTCCAATTTTAGCGTACTCCAGAGCGTTTGGAATCATCAGCAAATCGCCAGTCTTCGTAGCGCGAACACCCTGGGCTGTTTGGATCACTAAAGCTGTAATCGCTGGTGTAGGGTTATTAAGCACTAAGTTGATTTGTGCCACTGCCAAAGATACCGTTACCGTTGAAAAATATGGCGTTATGATAATGTTGGGAATGCCCATAACAACGCCTTTACGACCACCTTCGGCTAATTTGTTCATTGCAGCCGTGAAATTTGTGGTGAACAGGTCAACAGGCGTAAGGGGCGTAACACCACCACTTGTTGCATAACCAAGCGCATCGTTGTTCCCTAACCAGCAGGAATAGAACGTAGCCCCGCTCAGGTTATCACTCATATACTGGAAGTAGGTAGTTGCTGGATTCGCTACTAATCGTTCGAAATATTGATTCCCTTGTGTGGACCCATAACCAACTGTCAATATATCCGATACCCGTATACCCGGAACCCCTAAATTCTGATTCGCATCTGTGAATTTGGTTAATAAAGGGGACCCGCCTGCTGTATTTCCCCCCCGTGCGGCACCGGGTGCTACCTGCGCAATAGACGTGATCAGGGTAGTTGGATCAGCCAAGGAGGGCACGCGAATAAGTTTCAGATAACCAGAACCGGCTGCCTGAGCTTCGGTGAAGAGCGGTTGCACAAAACTGCCGCCACCAACAGTTGTAAACTGACCTGCCAGAATGCTAGGGTACGAATTAAGCTGGCTGTCACGATAAAGACCGCCATCGGCATAACCAGCTGTTAGTGAGTTACCCACGGCCACATACTTTGTGAAGTCGGCACTGCCTTTGGTTGGGGTCGGCGTTACAACACCGGCATTCGGATCAATGTCATTATTCGTGCAGGCAGTTAGCCCAACCACTGTGGTCAGCACTAATCCCCACCGAAACCTATTCTTGACTTTCATTAGCGTATATAGGTTGGTTGAAAGAAAGATAAAATTGTAAAAAAAGAACGCAAAAGTAGTGGCTTTCTGTTACCCCACGCCCATTTAATCGTCAAATCGTTACCAGAAGGCGAGAGGCTCTTAAACAAACCTTAAACCCAATCTGTTGTTTGTCACGAATGAGTTGGCGTTATTGCCGATCATTATACATGTTTCATTAAAACTATACTAAGCCAATGGGTCTGTTATCATTTTTTAAGGGAGTAGGCGAAAAGATTTTTCACAAAGATGAGGTGGTTCCACAACCAGCAGAAGCTGAAAAAGTTGAACCCGTTCGCGCTCAGGCTCTGCTTGACCACGTAAAGCAGCTGGGACTTGCTTACAATAGCTTGACGGTTAAAACAAAAGGAGATACCGTCACCATAACAGGTTCTGTAAAAACGCAGGAAGATTCTGAGAAGATCGCGCTGGCCGTTGGTAACGTTGAAGGCGTATCGGCTGTTGATAACCAACTGGTTGTTGATGCACCCGCTCCAGAAGGTAAATTCTATACAGTAAAATCGGGCGATTCACTGTCGAAAATCGCCAAAGAAGTATATGGCGATCCGATGAAATACGGCATTATTTTCGAAGCGAATAAGCCAATGCTGAAAGATCCTGATCTGATCTATCCTGATCAGGTATTACGGATTCCGCAATTATAGAAGTATAGAGTTATAAAGTAATAGGGTTATTGAGTTATAAAGTTTTAGGGCTTCAAGTCCACTTTATAACTCAATAACCCTATTACGTTTGTTGGCCATAACATTTGGCCCCAGGAACGGTTCTATTGGTCTCAACTCAACGAAGAACTCATGGCCGTTCATTTATTGTCATATCTGAAAGAACAGTTCACCCCAGCCGTAGTCGATCAATTGGGGAGTGAACTAAGCGAATCATCGGCTAGCACGCTTAAAGCGATTAATGGCGTGCTACCAACTCTCTTAGGAGGACTCACACGGCATATTCAGGCCACAGGTGGAAGTTCATCCATTATTTCGTTCCTGGATAAAGAGGATTATGGAAAAACACCCCTCAATGTGAGCCAGTCGATTAGTGAACATATCATTAATGCGAATACAACGGCTAACAGTCGTGATTTCCTGGATCATATTTTTGACGATAAGCTTCCTCGCGTTATTGAACTCATTAGTATATACAGTGGTACGAAACCGCAATCGGTGCACACGATTCTGACTCAGGCAGGCATAATACTAATGGGCGTTTTAGGCCGTCAGGAGCAGGAAAAAGGACTGAGTGCCGAAAATCTGCAAACGCTGCTATTGGGGCAGGCTACCGAATTCAAACAGGCATTACCGAGTGGACTTGACGGAATTGGGAGCCTTTTAGGTTTCAACGATCTGGTTACCCCTACAGGGCCACAAACTGAGGTTCAAGGGACTGATAATCTTAGTGGAACGATTATCAATCCGAACATTCCTAAAAGCACCGAAGGTGAAAGGCGACATGAAAATGTGCGCTGGCTCCGTTGGGCACTAATTGCCATTGCCTTACTGGTCGGTTTTATGTTTGTACAGCAATGCCGCGAAAACCAGAACAGTGTCGATGGCATCAGCACGGACTCCACAGCCCGTGTCGAATCCGATGCGGTTGAAGACACATCGGCGGCTACCAAGGCAAGCATACGGCAAGCTCACGGACAAGTATCAGACTCAACAGTACCCGGTCCGCTTGGTATTCGTGATTCCACGAAGATGAAGCGGTAAGAAGTATGGACGCAAGATACGTCCATCACTACGCCAAAAAAGTAAGTTAATCTGTCAATAGGTTGGTCGGTAAGTGCGCCGGGATTGGTTAACTTGCCGATCAATTTGCCGCTGTGGCAGTTCGCTAACTTGTTTATCTTTTATGTTTGTTGACGCCATTGAACGCGTTGATTTGTTTACCCGACCGCTGCATTCAATTGTCAGACTCTACGGTCATGATGGCATTATACCCGGCACGGCTACTCTTTTTTTTGTGAACCAGGAAGGCTATGCGATCACCTGCAAACACGTTGCGGATTTAGTGGCTGAGGCCGACTCTATTTTTCGACATTATCAGGAGTTTCAGGGGGCACGTCGGAATGTGCTGAAAGAAAAAAATGCCGCTTATCTGGTTAGTCAGCTGGAAACGAAATTTAAACTCAGTGTCGATACGATTATTCGCATACGGAATAATTTTGTTGGCTGCGTTGATCAATTTCAGCAATTGCACATCGAACGACACCCCACTCAGGATTTAGCCCTGTTACGTTTTGAAGGCTATAATCGATTACTCTATCGATCGCACGCCACGTTTCTGGGCGATACAAGTCGAGTCAAACCGGGTCGTAGTTTGTGCCGGTTGGGGTATCCTTTCCCAGAGTTTACGAATTTTCGCTACAACCCATCTGTCGACGATATTGAGTGGAATACATTAGGGCGCACCAATTCTCCTTCTTTTCCCATTGACGGTATTGTAACCCGATTAGTTGGCGATGCAAACAGTATTACGGGTATTGAAATGAGTACGCCCGGCTTACGTGGGCAAAGTGGTGGCCCTTTGTTCGATAGTAACGGTTTGATTTATGGCATGCAGTCGGCTACGAGCCATTTGCACCTTGGTTTCGATATTGAAGATCATGAAGTGCTGGTGAACGGACGAAAACGGAGAGTGTCTAATTACCCGTTTCTAAACGTCGGAAAATGCGTTCATGTTGACGTGATTAAAGCCTTTTTACGCGAGAAAGGCGTAACGTTTTATGAAGGATAGCAACCTGCTCTACTAATTATATTACGTAAGACTTTGGGGCGTTGACTGTATCTTTGCGCGGTCAACGCTTTTTTTATGACTCAACCCGACGCTCAACAGGCAACCCAAATCGCTCTTTCGGCTGATGCTCGTGCGCTGCTCAAACAATTAATAGCGACTCCGTCGTTTAGCCGACAGGAAGAGCATACCGCAACATTAATCGAAGCGTTTTTGCGGGAAAAACAGATTCCGTTCAATCGGCTGAAAAATAACGTCTGGGCGCAGAATTATCACTTCGATCCTGATAAGCCAACTCTGTTACTGAATTCACACCACGATACGGTTAAGGTAAATCCATCCTGGACACTCGATCCATTTGAGCCACTTGAGCGCGACGATAAGCTGTTTGGGTTGGGAAGTAACGATGCTGGCGGTTGTCTGGTGTCGCTGTTGGCCACTTTTGCTTACTTCTACGATCGGCCTGGTATGCGCTATAACATTGTGATGGCAGCGACCGCCGAAGAGGAAATTTCGGGTCGTGATGGACTGGAATTGTTATTGCCTGAACTTCCGCCGATTAGCTTTGCTATTGTGGGTGAACCCACCGAAATGCAGTTGGCCATCGCCGAAAAGGGGCTACTCGTACTTGATTGCACGGCGCATGGCGTGAGCGGTCATGCGGCACGTAATGAGGGAGATAATGCCATTTATAAAGCAATTCGGGATATAAATTGGCTTACTACCTACCAATTCCCGAAAGTTTCACCAACGCTTGGCCCCATTAAACTATCCGTAACTATTATCAATGCGGGAACGCAGCATAATGTTGTTCCGGATACCTGCACCTTTACAATCGATGTACGTGTAACCGAGCAGTATACGCTCGAAGAGGTTATTGATACGATCCGGAAAAATATTGAGGCTGAGGTAAAACCTCGGTCAATTCGCCTGAAACCGTCCTCAATTCCAGCCGATCATCCCATTGTGCAGGCTGGGCTTGCATTAGGACGTCATACCTATGGTTCACCAACAACATCTGATCAGGCCGTGTTGAACTGCCCATCGCTCAAATGCGGACCGGGCCATTCGGGACGGTCGCATTCGGCTGACGAGTTTATTTATATCCGGGAAATTACAGAAGGGGTAACGGGTTACATCCAGATGCTGGAACAGATAATCTGAACAAGTAAGTAGCGCTTAATTGTCATACAACGTGGTGCTGCACAACGTATGGAGCTTATCGCGAGTCCGCAATAGCCGCATTTTGATCGCACTTTCCGACATGTGGAGTTGCTCGCTAATGGCTTTGATGGACAAGCCGTCTTCGTACTTGAGTCTTAACAGATTGGTTTCCTGTATTGATAAATCGTTCATCTTACGCTCCATGAGTTGCCATTGGGTGGTAGTAGACGAATCGGGCTCGGCCGCTATGTTCAGTGTTACATCGGATAGTAACTCAACTGACATTCGTTTACGTTGCCTAAGCTGATCGAGGCAATGATTATGAGCAACTGAAAAAAGCCAGGTTGCCAATGATGAGCGATTTTGGAAGGTTTGCAGTTTAAAGAACACCTTAACAAAAATATCCTGCGTAAAGTCTTTTGAGGCTTCCGGGTCCTGGGTCATTGACAGACACTTCAGATAGACTTTGCCAACATACCGATTATAGATGGCTTCAAATGCGTCTTTTTCTTTCGAGCTTTGGCAAAAAGTCGTGAAGTTTTTCTCTGTTAGATAAACATTTTCCATGGTGTAATGAAGAAGTTAAGCGCTATATAGCGTAGCAGACCAGAATGGCCTGTACGCTATATAACTTTAAGGTACGGTAGGTAAATAAATAGATGGTAAGTATTACGAAGGCTGCTCGACTACAGGAACGAGGTTTGTAAATTAGAACAGATCGAATCCTCAAAGGTCAACTTCTGTCCTTACAAAGTCCGGTGATTTTATATCAAAAACCGGTACTCCTGTCCCAAATACCTCATCACCGCTACATAAAGTAATGATCTACTATATATTTTCTTTGTTAGTGTATAGTGAATGTGTCTTTCTTTGCTTTTGATTTAATTTGTACGAGCGAACGCGGAGGGCGACATTTTATACACTTTTCGGAATGAACGAGCGAAGTAAGAGGGATCTTCGAAACCAACCAGATAAGCTGTTTCAGATACGGAGTGACCTTCACGTAGAAATTGAGCTGCTCGTTTTAGTCGATAATTGCGGATGAACTCGCCCGTTGAGGTATCGACCAGCGCTCTTAACTTCCGGTGTAAATTCATGCGGCTCATGCCACTTGCTAACGTGAGTTCTTCAGCACCAAAGGTAGGTTCATCCAGGCGCTCCTCAACTAGTTGGCAGAGTTTCTCAATAAGTGGATCGGTAGGCGCAGGAGCCTCCTCCACTGGAGCGGTACTGGTGAGACTGGCTAGTACCCATTGTTGTAACTGATGACGCTGCTCCAAAAGATTGCGGATACGTAGCTGCAACTCCTGAATATGAAACGGCTTGGCGATATACGCGTCGGCTCCTAAAGCCAAACCTTCCAGCCGTTCATTAACGGCAGCTTTGGCTGTCAATAGAAGAACCGGAATATGATTGGTCCGGGAATCTTCTTTTAGCTTCTTGCAGAGGGTATACCCATCCATACCAGGCATCATGATATCGCTGATAATTAAATCGGGTACCAGACTAGTAGCCAGTTCCCAGCCTGCCAGGCCATTTTCAGCCTGATGGATCGAATAAGAATCCAGTAAGTTATTAACAATAAAATCTCGTAGCACCTCGCTGTCTTCGACGACAAGTATAGATGAGGTTTTGTCTGTTGGTTTCCTTTTGGGAATACGCTGCACAACAGGTTCAACTTCTATGTCAACAGGTTGTGTAGCAGACTTAACTGCTGTAACTGATGGGGTAGAAAGTTCGGTGGTAACGGATCGATAGGGTAAACGAACGATGAACGTGGTTCCTGAGTTTACAGTGCTAGTTACCTGAATTGTACCCGATTGAAATTCAACTAATTCTTTCACTAAAGCCAGGCCAATGCCTGAACCTTCTTGTTGTAAATAATACGCTTGCCCCGACTTTAGTAGTTCTATCTGGTTGTTTTTTGCCTGATAAAATCGATCGAAAATATACGGTAGGTTTTCGGACGCAATGCCGATGCCATTGTCAGAAACGGATAGCTGAATCCAGGAAACGTCTGTCTGCTCCTTATTTTTAGGTATAGACTTCCCTAAAGGTAGCGGACTAATGGCCAGGTCGACACCTACTTTGCCGCCTACGGGCGTAAATTTCAGGGCATTAACGGTCAGATTATTAATAATTCGTTCCAGTTTCTCCATGTCAAACCAGTACTGCGGAGGCATATCTTCGGCCTGAAACGTTAGTTCAATGCTTTTTGCCTTCGCCTGAGGCTCTAGTACGGAAACGAGCTTATGGACAAAAGACTTAAGATCACCGAGGCTTTCGTTTAATTGAAGACCATTTGCCTCGGCTTTCGACAGATCAATTAACTGGTTAACCAGCTCCAGTATTTGCCCTGCATTTTGGTTGATTAAGTTAAGTTGATACTGGTCATCGTAGGTGTGAAGCCGCTTTTTTAGGGTTTCTACAGGACCCAGAATTAAGGTTAGTGGCGTTCTGAATTCGTGCGCAATATTGGTGAAGAACCGGGCTTTCATTAAGTCAACGGCCTTAAGTTGCCTGGTTTCCTGTTTGGTCAGATAGGCGTTGACCAGCATATAACCCAAGGCGGCTATGCCAAAAATGTATAGTAGAATTGCCCACCAGGTGGCCCACCAGGGCGGACGAATTACGAGCGTAATCTCCCGAATATGTTTACTCCAGATACCGGATGTATTCGATGTATTTAATTTCAGCGTATACGCTCCCCAGCGTAAATCGGTGTATTGAACGATAGGTTCACGCGGTTCAATCCATTGCTGATCCAAGCCAACTAACTGATAACGATACCGGATTTTCCCCTGACGATTGTATTGCATAGCCGCAAAATCAATCGTTATAAAGTTCTGATTATACGGTAAATCAAGGTGGGTGATAGCTTGAACAGGCAGCGAATCGGTTAGTGGCCCAGGGGAAATTGACTGATTGTTTAGTTGAATGTCAGTGATTTGGGTAAGTGGCTGATACGTATCGTCGTGTAATTGGGAAGGATAGAAGGACGTGATTCCACCCAGGCCACCCATCAGGATACGGTCGTTTGGGAGGTGCAAGAAGTGAAACCGGTTGAATTCGTTTTCCAGAAGACCGTCTTCTTTTTTATAAACGCAGGTCTGAAAAGATCGGCGGTCCATGCGGCAAAGCCCCTGGTTAGTGCCAATCCATAAAAAGCCTTTTTTATCAGGAATTGCCGAATAGATTACATTATTGGGCAAGCCTGTTTTGGTGGAAAACCGGCGGCAGGTGCCCGTTCGCTTATCAAAACGACACAAACCATTCCCAAACGTGCCCACCCATAAAATGGCTGGGTCAAGAGGATCATCGAAAAGACAAAACAGTTGGTTGCTGCTCAGCGAATTTGGATTGGCTGGTTGATTTTTGTAGGAACGAATTTGCCCACTAACCCGATCGATCCGATAAAGCCCTTGCGTATTTGTGGCCAGCCATATTGCCTGGTTATCAATCACTACCTGAAGAATGGTACCGTCTACTCCCAGCGACGAACGAAGTTGCTGCTTCGAACTGTCGGGCGGGTTTGCTGCCCGAATGGGATATTGAAACGAAACCCACCTGCCATTTTCATACCACATCGCCAACGATTGCGTTACTGCCCAAACACGGCCTGCAGGATCGGTAGCCATGGGTACTATTAAATCCAGCCAGGTCGAGTTTGCCAATAAATGAGCTGGAAAAGGGATCGGACTAACTTGCTTCGTGTTCAGATCAAGCTGATAAAAGCGTCTGTCGCCCATATTGAACCACAGCTTTTCCGCTTTATCAATGGTGTAACGAAAAAAGTAAGGATAGGCGGCAGGAGATATTTTCGGTAATTGGGATGTCGGTACGCCTAACTCGCGATGGAATAGATCTTCGTAAAAATTGAGCTGGTAAGGAGCAGCCTGAAACACTCCGGCATTGAGGTTGTATTTAAATACACCGACTTCATTAGTGCCTGTCCATAGCACATTAGACCGATCAATGAACAGACTTTCGAAGCCTATTCCTTCGGGCAATTTTGCCAATACACTTACGCCCTTTGCTTCGTTGTAGTGAAACAGAATGCCATATTGATAAAAGTATTCATTCCCTTCTGTATCTGTTACGAAAGAAACCTGGAACTGTTTTACCGGGTCGACTTCGTGGCTAGGTAAGGTAATCGATCGTGTACGGCCCGACTGAGGATCGAGCAATAATACAGAGCTGTCTAATAAGATAAACAACTCACCACTAGGCCGTATGCTGATTCCTTTAACATTGTTGTTGGGAAGTGGATAGCGTAAAAAACGTTTTGTTGGCGAGTCGAGTCTATACAAACCATTGGTAGCGCATGTCCAAATGATTCCTTGCTTGTCTTGCACGAAAATGCCCGCTCCGGCAAAAGAGCTTAAGGGTAAAGGGGCTTGATATTGATATTGTTGTACCCGATAGGTATCCGGCTCAATGCAGATAATTCTGTTTGAACGGAGGCAAATCCATAATCGACCTTGCTGATCAACGTAATGATGATGAATGTGGTCCTGACCTAGCTGTTGCTTAAAAAAAGGTTGCCTCGAAATATTGACAAATTTCTCAGTAACGGGGTCGATTATATCGATATCATTATAGTCGCTGAATACCCAGATGCGTCCTTGTTTATCGAAACCCAGACCAGAAAGGCTTAACGAAGAAATGCCCGGTTTACCATCTGTAGTAGGCTGAAATACTTTAAACTGCTTTCCATCATAACGGCATAGGCCATCACGAGTAGCCATCCAGATAAAGCCCTGACGGTCCTGTACAATACCAGGAACAAAGGCTTGCGGTAAACCTTGTTCACTCGTTATGGCCTCAGGCTTGGGTAACGTAATGCTCTGTCCACATACCGATACCGCGTTTTTGCCAACTAATGTTAGAAAAAACAGGGTCAGAAAGAGGGCGATTTGTCGGTAATGAGCCAAAGCTGGGCAGAGTTGTCTAGTCAGGTAAAAATAGCTCGCTATTTTATTCTGACGAGTAATTAGCGAGAGAATCAATTATAAATCATTACTGATTCTTACCACTAAGTAGGTGGCGAAGGTGATTGTTATTTTAGATTATACCATGTAGTCGGAAAATTGCTCTAAGGTACAATGGATTAATCTATGGGCCGAAAAAGGCTCTGTGGTTTGTACCGTTTTGGTTGATTAATCTCATCAGAAAGGTAGTTTTTACTTACTTTTAAGACCTAAAATTAACCTATTCCTATGCGTTTGTCTCGTGCTTTTACTGGATTATTGATTTCAGTTGCCTTAACCCGCCTTACCGCTCAACCGACAGTTAAACCAACTCCACGTCAACTTGCCTGGCAACCGCTCGAAACCACAGCCTTTCTGCATTTCACGGTAAATACATTTACGGATAAAGAGTGGGGAGATGGCACCGAAAGTCCGGCTATTTTCAATCCAACTAAACTGGATGCCCGACAGTGGATCAAGGCCCTGAAAGAAGCTGGCTTTAAAATGGCCATCATTACAGCAAAACACCACGATGGTTTCTGTCTCTGGCCATCTAAAATGACTGAGCATTCGGTAAAAAATAGCCCCTGGAAGAACGGTAAAGGAGATGTCGTTCGTGAAGTGGCCGATGCCTGTCGTGAATTCGGGTTGAAATTTGGGGTGTATCTCTCACCCTGGGATCGGCATGAACCGCGTTATGGAACAGCGGCTTACAACGATTACTATAAGAGCCAATTACGCGAGCTATTAACTAATTACGGCCCTATTTCGGAAGTCTGGTTCGATGGGGCGAAGGGCGAAAATGCCAAAGACATGACTTACGATTTTGCGGGTTACTGGGCATTAGTTCGTGAGCTGCAACCCAATGCCGTCATGTTTTCGGATGCAGGTCCCGATGTTCGCTGGGTGGGTAACGAAGCGGGGAACGCGGGTGAAACCTGCTGGTCGACCATCAATACGGACGGGTTGGCCCCCGGCGTGGCTGATTCGAAATACCTGAATCGGGGCGATGCGACGGGCAAACAGTGGGTGCCAGCTGAGACAGACGTATCAATCCGACCAGGTTGGTTTTATCACCCCAAAGAAGACGATAAAGTACGCTCGGGGAAAAATCTGGTTAATCTCTATTATCAGTCAGTGGGGCGAAATAGTTTGTTGTTGTTGAATGTGCCGCCTAATCGTGAGGGACTTTTTTCTGCGCCAGATCTGGCAAGTTTGAAAGAGTTTCGCAGTATTCTGGATGAGACGTTTAAGCAGAATCTGGTAGCAAAACAGCCCAAACTAACCGATAAGCAGCTCGGTACTTTCACCACGCTGACCGCCAATCAACCGATCACGATTGACCTGAATGGCGAAAAAACCTTTGATCGCATATCGATTCAGGAGAATATAGCTAATGGCCAGCGCATTGCCAGTGGTCGGGTCGAGTATTGGGATGGTTCGGAATGGAAATCGCTCCAGACATTCACAACGGTAGGCTATAAACGACTACTGCGATTCCCAGAGGTGAAATCATCGAAGCTTCGTTTGTTTATAACCAACGCCAATGGCCCCATAGAACTGGCAGAAGTAGGCGTTTATAAAGCATCGGCGCGGGAATAACGATAGCGCGAGCGTCTACGCTCGTGCTGACTATTCTCTGGCCTCTGGCCAGTATTAATTAATATCCAATCGGCCAGAGGCCGAAGAATAATCAGCATAAGCGTAGACGCTCGCGCTATCGCTCAGCTAGATTGCTTCTAAATTATCCTGATTAAGTAGGGCGAATAAACTTTCAGAATTACCTTGCGTTAAGCATGTAAAGAAAGGGGCTTCATGAAATCAATGGTTGCTTTTTTGCTGGCAGGCCTAATTCTGGGAAACAGTTTGTTGCCCGGTTTTGG
Proteins encoded in this region:
- a CDS encoding hybrid sensor histidine kinase/response regulator transcription factor, translating into MAHYRQIALFLTLFFLTLVGKNAVSVCGQSITLPKPEAITSEQGLPQAFVPGIVQDRQGFIWMATRDGLCRYDGKQFKVFQPTTDGKPGISSLSLSGLGFDKQGRIWVFSDYNDIDIIDPVTEKFVNISRQPFFKQQLGQDHIHHHYVDQQGRLWICLRSNRIICIEPDTYRVQQYQYQAPLPLSSFAGAGIFVQDKQGIIWTCATNGLYRLDSPTKRFLRYPLPNNNVKGISIRPSGELFILLDSSVLLLDPQSGRTRSITLPSHEVDPVKQFQVSFVTDTEGNEYFYQYGILFHYNEAKGVSVLAKLPEGIGFESLFIDRSNVLWTGTNEVGVFKYNLNAGVFQAAPYQLNFYEDLFHRELGVPTSQLPKISPAAYPYFFRYTIDKAEKLWFNMGDRRFYQLDLNTKQVSPIPFPAHLLANSTWLDLIVPMATDPAGRVWAVTQSLAMWYENGRWVSFQYPIRAANPPDSSKQQLRSSLGVDGTILQVVIDNQAIWLATNTQGLYRIDRVSGQIRSYKNQPANPNSLSSNQLFCLFDDPLDPAILWVGTFGNGLCRFDKRTGTCRRFSTKTGLPNNVIYSAIPDKKGFLWIGTNQGLCRMDRRSFQTCVYKKEDGLLENEFNRFHFLHLPNDRILMGGLGGITSFYPSQLHDDTYQPLTQITDIQLNNQSISPGPLTDSLPVQAITHLDLPYNQNFITIDFAAMQYNRQGKIRYRYQLVGLDQQWIEPREPIVQYTDLRWGAYTLKLNTSNTSGIWSKHIREITLVIRPPWWATWWAILLYIFGIAALGYMLVNAYLTKQETRQLKAVDLMKARFFTNIAHEFRTPLTLILGPVETLKKRLHTYDDQYQLNLINQNAGQILELVNQLIDLSKAEANGLQLNESLGDLKSFVHKLVSVLEPQAKAKSIELTFQAEDMPPQYWFDMEKLERIINNLTVNALKFTPVGGKVGVDLAISPLPLGKSIPKNKEQTDVSWIQLSVSDNGIGIASENLPYIFDRFYQAKNNQIELLKSGQAYYLQQEGSGIGLALVKELVEFQSGTIQVTSTVNSGTTFIVRLPYRSVTTELSTPSVTAVKSATQPVDIEVEPVVQRIPKRKPTDKTSSILVVEDSEVLRDFIVNNLLDSYSIHQAENGLAGWELATSLVPDLIISDIMMPGMDGYTLCKKLKEDSRTNHIPVLLLTAKAAVNERLEGLALGADAYIAKPFHIQELQLRIRNLLEQRHQLQQWVLASLTSTAPVEEAPAPTDPLIEKLCQLVEERLDEPTFGAEELTLASGMSRMNLHRKLRALVDTSTGEFIRNYRLKRAAQFLREGHSVSETAYLVGFEDPSYFARSFRKVYKMSPSAFARTN
- a CDS encoding alpha-L-fucosidase, translating into MRLSRAFTGLLISVALTRLTAQPTVKPTPRQLAWQPLETTAFLHFTVNTFTDKEWGDGTESPAIFNPTKLDARQWIKALKEAGFKMAIITAKHHDGFCLWPSKMTEHSVKNSPWKNGKGDVVREVADACREFGLKFGVYLSPWDRHEPRYGTAAYNDYYKSQLRELLTNYGPISEVWFDGAKGENAKDMTYDFAGYWALVRELQPNAVMFSDAGPDVRWVGNEAGNAGETCWSTINTDGLAPGVADSKYLNRGDATGKQWVPAETDVSIRPGWFYHPKEDDKVRSGKNLVNLYYQSVGRNSLLLLNVPPNREGLFSAPDLASLKEFRSILDETFKQNLVAKQPKLTDKQLGTFTTLTANQPITIDLNGEKTFDRISIQENIANGQRIASGRVEYWDGSEWKSLQTFTTVGYKRLLRFPEVKSSKLRLFITNANGPIELAEVGVYKASARE